The DNA sequence AGGACCAAAAGATTTTTGAAACGGTCAATCAGGAAATTAAGACTGGAAATGTGATTGGTTTTCTGGGGTGTGGTCAGGAAAAATTGACGATTTCCTCTCGTTTTTCTGATAAAAGTAACGACCATTTTTTACATTATCTTTTACAAAAGGTTCTCAATATCAATCTGACTAGTTTGGATGTCGGTCTATCTCCAGAGGATAAACTCTATCAGCTTTTGATTTACCTCTTTCCCAAATATCTGCAAGCTGCTCTCAGAAAAGGTCTTTATAAGGAATACCAGCGATTTTTCCATAATGATAGTCATGTAAAGGGAGTGCTAGATGTTGAAAATCATCTGAAAAAAAATCTCCCTTTTATGGGAAATATTGCCTATACAACTAGAGAGTTTACTTATGATAATCCACTCATGCAGTTGATTCGGCATACGATTGAGTACATTAAGAATCCAAAAAGTTTCGGAGCTCTGCTTGATAGTAATCGTGAAACTATAGCTGAAATTATTCGTGTAACCCCTTCTTATAAATTAGCTGATCGTGCTAAGATTATCAGAATGAATAAAACCAAACCCATCCGACACGCCTATTTCAGAGAGTATAGAAAATTACAGGAACTCTGCTTGATGATTCTGAATAGAGAAAAGCATGGTCTTGGACCTCAAGCCCAAAGGGTACATGGTATTCTTTTTGATGTTGCCTGGCTTTGGGAAGAGTATGTTTACACCTTGTTGCCAAAAGGTTTTGTACATCCCAGAAATAAGGATAAGACGGATGGAATTTCAGTATTTTCTGTTGGGAAACGAAAAGTATATCCAGATTTTTATGA is a window from the Streptococcus oralis genome containing:
- a CDS encoding McrC family protein — encoded protein: MRITDNQHKIAKEDFIAEYPKLSQALLDRTLDNLSREDNIFIFPNDLTHTPDLEKDQKIFETVNQEIKTGNVIGFLGCGQEKLTISSRFSDKSNDHFLHYLLQKVLNINLTSLDVGLSPEDKLYQLLIYLFPKYLQAALRKGLYKEYQRFFHNDSHVKGVLDVENHLKKNLPFMGNIAYTTREFTYDNPLMQLIRHTIEYIKNPKSFGALLDSNRETIAEIIRVTPSYKLADRAKIIRMNKTKPIRHAYFREYRKLQELCLMILNREKHGLGPQAQRVHGILFDVAWLWEEYVYTLLPKGFVHPRNKDKTDGISVFSVGKRKVYPDFYDRERKIVLDAKYKKLEFTEKGINREDLFQLISYSYILKAEKAGLIFPSMEQSVNSEIGKVAGYGAQLKKWSIRIPQNASSYSAFCEMMENSEENFKAIIDEEVGRR